The segment CAACAAATTTTCTTGTAAATTGTACAAAGGAAGATAATCCTCAATACATTACCAAATTGGATAGATGATCCTCAATACATTACCAAATTGTAATTTTCTATCCACCTTAGCAAGGCAACCGCTGAAAATGTGCTCTAGGAAGAGGAAACGCTGGATGAAGGGTTATCTCTCTCGTCTAGAAAGAGAATCAAAATAGATTAAAGAATATGAGTGACGCGTTGGACGATCCAAAAACAAATATCAACTTGTATCTTAACCTTCCTTCAACGCAACTCTTTCAATTGTGGCGATTCCAATTCAACATAATAAGAACTGATTGGAATATGTCAACGTCTTTGAACACTTTATTAACACCACGTCCTGGATATGCCAAACATTTACAGTCGGAGGTCCTCTTGCCAACGGAGGAAAGCAGAAATGTCGGAGAAGAAAGGTCCTGAGCTACTCGAAGATCTGGACGGAGCTATCAAGCTTTACAGCCATGGATCAGTTGTCCGAGGCAACAATTCATTTCCCTTCGGCTGTGGCTTTTCAGAGCATGATAATTATAAGCATGTGGAATATAAAGATGTCGCTTTGGACGAGGAAGTTGGATTGTGGGTGCGCCTCTATTTGCCGCCCAAAATGACGAGCAAAGAGGCCGTACTATTGTACTACCACGCGGGTGGGTTTTGCCAATTGAGCCCGGCAACACCCATCGTGCATCGCGCATGCCAGATGTGGGCGGCCACGCTCGGCGTACTAATCGTTTCAGTGAATTACAGGTTGGCTCCCGAGCACCGCCTTCCTTCAGCCTACCACGATTCCATTACAGCGCTGCAGTGGCTCCAACTGCAGGCCGTGGCGGCGGAATCAGCGGATCCGTGGTTGCGCTCCCACGCCGACTTTTCTAGGGTTTTCCTCGCGGGCGACAGTGCAGGAGGAAACATTGCGCATCATTTGGGCAAGTGGGCGGCTGGGGTAAAGGCGGAGCTCGAAATCAAGGGACTAATTTTGCTGTATCCGTACTTTGGAGGTGAGGAGCGTACGTCATCGGAGAAGGAGAACTCGCCGGTGTTCAGTTTGGAGCGGTCGGACGCCCTGTGGAGACTTGCCCTGCCTGTGGAAAGCAACAGAGATCACCCCTTTTCCAATCCGCTGATAGAAGGAGCTGCTGTCTCTGGTATTGACCTTCCGCCTATTTTTTTGGTTATTGGAGGGCGCGATATACTGAGAGATCGACAGATGCGCTACTGTGAGTTTCTTAAGAAATGTGGGAAACAAATCCGTGTGCATCTGTCGTCGGAGGAAGACCACGGTTTCCTTCTCTCCAAAATGGAGGAGCCAAGCTCAGTGGCAACTCTCCGCGGCATCTCTGACTTCATAAAATGAAAAGGATGGGCAAGTGGGCGGCTGGGGTAAAGGCGACTAATAAATAGAAGTTCTCTTACATGGCAGCTTCTGCGGCAATATCTGATATTGTAATCGAAGTTTATTTTTCCAGGTATGTTAATGTTATTATATTTGGTAAGTAGTGGATATGCAGACTCCAGACATGAGCCTCCTTCCACCGCATGTGTGTTTTAAATGAGATTTTCTACTCTTACGATAAAGTTCAAAAAacaataaattatatataagaCTATTTTGATAAACATAAAGCTCTGcataattttagtatttttcatggATGATTCACAATGtttgttattattattaaattgatGATCTATTGTGAAAAGTGAAAGTAGAGTGCAATATGAACAAGGTTGCAATGCAGGGAAGTTTTTGTCAAATGTTAGCGACTATTTTGTTACAATAGTATACGATACCAAATAATTACTACTTTAAGTACTTGCTATTatcagtaaacaacttcaaacaagTGAAACTCATCTCATCAACAAGAATGTGGGATACAAAAATGCCTATTCAAGCACTTGTCAATATCAATAACAACTCTAATATATAGTAAAGTTCATTTCATCAATAGGAATATTTGGGATATGATTCAACTCATCCTATCTAATTTTCAACAATTGATCATTCAACATTTACATATTTCTCATAGATATTTCAAGGATGTGTGTACTATAGCAATATGTATGTTAAAGTTAATGACTTCTATGGGTATAATAAACGATAAAGGAATTTTATCATAACTTGATTTACTAGATATTGTATACCTCATATTACTGAT is part of the Cryptomeria japonica chromosome 10, Sugi_1.0, whole genome shotgun sequence genome and harbors:
- the LOC131062820 gene encoding probable carboxylesterase 17 is translated as MWAATLGVLIVSVNYRLAPEHRLPSAYHDSITALQWLQLQAVAAESADPWLRSHADFSRVFLAGDSAGGNIAHHLGKWAAGVKAELEIKGLILLYPYFGGEERTSSEKENSPVFSLERSDALWRLALPVESNRDHPFSNPLIEGAAVSGIDLPPIFLVIGGRDILRDRQMRYCEFLKKCGKQIRVHLSSEEDHGFLLSKMEEPSSVATLRGISDFIK